The genomic region AAAGGTTGAAACTAAAAAAGCAGAGTATAAACAAAAAGAACAAAAGGTCGTTGAGAAAAAACCTAAAGAAGGAGCAGTTAAAAAATTCTTTAGAAGAAAAGAAATAGCTTAATATGGGACACAAAATTCATCCAAAATCTTTTAGATTGGGAATTATCAAAGATTGGAGTGCAAAATGGTTAGTTTCAAAGAAGGAACTCCCAATTATTTTGGAAGAAGATATTAAAATTCGCGAATATTTAAATAAAAAATTAAGAAATACTTATATTGCCGAAATTGTCATTGAACGATTGGAAAATAATATCAACATCACTATTAAAACAGCTCGTCCGGGTTTAATAATCGGACGCGGTGGTAAGGGCGTTGAAGATTTAAAGAAAGAATTAGAAAAAATTATCAATAAACATCGTAAAGAAAAGAAATACAATCTTAACTACAACCTTTCTATAAATATCGAGGAGATAAAAAATCCGACTGCTAATGCGGCGATTGTCGCTCAAGGCATTGCAAGTGCC from Patescibacteria group bacterium harbors:
- the rpsC gene encoding 30S ribosomal protein S3, producing MGHKIHPKSFRLGIIKDWSAKWLVSKKELPIILEEDIKIREYLNKKLRNTYIAEIVIERLENNINITIKTARPGLIIGRGGKGVEDLKKELEKIINKHRKEKKYNLNYNLSINIEEIKNPTANAAIVAQGIASAIEKRMPYRRVMKKAIEEAKQNKEVKGIKIKVSGRLNGAEIARTEWLDWGCMPLQTLRADIDYAEATAFCTYGTIGIKVWIYKGEVFLKDKKKGKTNEVEIKSENK